Below is a genomic region from Candidatus Hydrogenedentota bacterium.
AAACTCATCTCCTCATCTAAATTGGTAATCATAACATAGGTTTCCGGTTTTAAGGTGTGCTGACCCATAGTGACGACAAGCATATCATCGTCAATCCCTTGCACCACTTCGATCACATCACTTTGCTCAAGACCGGTTTTAATTTCGACTCTTCGCGCTTGGTAGGCGGAACGTTCATTGAGTCCCGTAAAGCGGGAAGGATCGATTTCGTCTTCAGGCACCAAGTCTAACAGAAAGACGTATTTTCGACCTTCTTCTTCGATAATAGCGTCCCGCGGCACCAACACCGCATTTTGATGAACTTCCATGACCAGTTTGACCCGCGCGAAAGCAGCATCACGTAACAAGGTTTTGTCTTCATCAGCAAAATCAAGTAAGACGACAACGGTGCCTGTGAGGGGATCAATGCTCGGGTTAATTCGACTGACCCGCGTGCGGAAGACGCGGTTGGGAAAAGCATCAATATGTGCCTGCGCTTCTTGTCCGATCTTGCTACGTACCAAGTCTTTTTCGGGAACATTTACGGGCAGCGTGTAGGATGCCGGATCGACCAATGAAAATAAAGGCATTCCGGGGGAAACTACCATTCCTTCTTGGACGATGCGATAGGTGATAATGCCGCTGATAGGAGCTGAAACGGTTTGATTACGAAGCTTTAATTCCGCCATCTCTTAGCTGGAGAGCGCCTGTTCGTGGGCGAACTTCATATTGTCCCGCTCCACCGAAGCGCCTATACCCTCTTCGAAACTGCGTTGAGCAATTTCATAAGCAGTCTTCTGTTGTTGTACAGCAACCCGTGCTTGGCGAATTTGCGCTTCAAATTCATCGCGCTCTAAC
It encodes:
- a CDS encoding efflux RND transporter periplasmic adaptor subunit, whose protein sequence is MAELKLRNQTVSAPISGIITYRIVQEGMVVSPGMPLFSLVDPASYTLPVNVPEKDLVRSKIGQEAQAHIDAFPNRVFRTRVSRINPSIDPLTGTVVVLLDFADEDKTLLRDAAFARVKLVMEVHQNAVLVPRDAIIEEEGRKYVFLLDLVPEDEIDPSRFTGLNERSAYQARRVEIKTGLEQSDVIEVVQGIDDDMLVVTMGQHTLKPETYVMITNLDEEMSFRTPMTPQEALVAAEKNKDMMVSTESSSDASDLGMGL